The DNA segment TCCTCCCAGGGTTCCCCTGCCCCACTTACCCCTCCAGGCTCCTGAGCGCTGAAAACTTCATTCTGCGGCCCAGACAAGGTTACCGTCTTCCTGCCGGGAAGCCACTGGATACAGTTGCAGGCTAAAGGCAGTGTGATTCCCCTCAAGCAGGCCTTAGTTTATTCAAGGGCACGGGGCGTGCTTCCTTCCCCAGAGTCTCCTTTTCAGGAGCTGCAGGGCCTCTAGGCTTCCCGGACTGCAGCTTTACCTGCCTGCCCCCAGCAGGATGGTCTTGGGGTCTATACCTGAGCCGAGAtctcgtcactgcactccatccagcctgggtgacagagtgagatatcgtcaaaaagaaaaaaaaaaaaaaagtcatccatgGGAAGAATCGGTATTGCTGGATTCTGTTGATGTTTTTTCGTTTGCTTCTGACTGAGTATCTATGTTGGTTAAAGGTAAACACAAAATTTCATTTggacaggaggaataaattcacGTGGTCTATTGCATATCATAGTGACAAGAGTTAATcacaatatattgtatacttgaaaattgctaagagtagatttCGAGTGTCCTCAACACAAAAACGATAAGTATGCTAGGTAATGTTAAATGTTTAATAGCTGATTTAGGCATTTCACAATGTATGCATATAGCAAAACATGTTATacaccataaatacatacaatttttacttgtcaattaaaaataaataaaacaataaatagaagAGTATATAAAAATTGTTGGAAATTGCTCCTATGAGATTTGTCGTTGATCAATAACATTATTATACTCtaagctcatttatttatttattttttgagacggagtctcactctatcgcccaagctggagtgcagtggcatcatctcggctcactgtaacctctgtctcccgagttcaagtgattctcatgcctcagccttctgagtagctgggactataggcacacgtcactatacctggctaagttttgtattttcagtagagacggggttttaccatgttggccaggctggtctcaacctcctggcttcaagtgatccacctgctttggcctcccaaagtgctaggattacaggcgtgagccaccgcacctggtcctaGGCTCATTTAttaatgtgaaaattctttaggCCCCAGGAGCGTATATTCTGGATAGAGTGCAAACAGATTCTGAGGCTTCAGGGGCCAAACTGGAGGGGAGGGGCTTGCCCTGTGCTCCACCCACTCTGATGCTTTCGACTTGTCAAAAGTTTGTCTTCATTCTTTTATCTTTAAGTGAAAACACACTGGGGCTCACCATGTGGAAATTAATCGCATTTACCACCTGAATTACTTTCCTTTTGTGCTGtatcaaataaacacaaatttGGTGGCCTAAAACAGCACACTGATTCTCTTACAGTTCCAAAGGCCAGAAGTTCAGAACCAGGCTCACTGGGCTCAAGTCAAGGTGTTCGCAGGGCTGGTTCCCTTTGGAGGTTCTCAAGGGAGAGTTTGCCTCCTTGCCTTTTTTGGCTACTGGAGGCTTTGTGCACTCCTTGACTTAAAACCCCTTCCTCAAATCATTCCAACCTTTGCTTCCATTGTGACATCTATTTCCTCCTCTGTAGTCAAATCTTGATCTGTTTCTATCCGATGAGGCCACTTCTGATTACATTTGAGTCCCACCCTGATAATCCAGAATACTCTTTCCATCTTTCCATTAGCATCCTTAATcatctgggctcagtggctcatgcctgtaatcccaggattttgggaggtcgaggcaggcagatcacttgaggccaggagttcgggaccagcctgggcaacatggtgaaaccccatctctactaaaaatacaaaaaaattagctgggtctcgtggcacatgtctgtagtcccagctactcaggaggccgaggcaggagaatcgcttgaatccaggaggtggaggttgcagtgagccaagatcacaccaccgcaccgtagcctggtgacagagccagactcttgtcaaacaacaacaacaataaaaaccttaatcacatctgcaaagtccattTATggaaggtaacattcacaggttccagggattaagaCCTAGATATCTTTGGGGTTCTTTATTCAGCCAACCACAGCACATTCTCCTTTAACACAAATTAGATGACTCAGAGGATTGTGTGTAGTCTGGGGCAAAACCTCATAGAAtcggaaaatatttgcaaaatataaagCTGACATAACTTCCCTCAAAGCAAATGTTTTGGCCGTAGGAAGGGTTATTTGGTCAAAGAAAATGATTCCTTTATAATTATTGAGGAATTCAACCTGCTAGCAAATAAAACATTTGTTtgctaaaaatactttttatttgaatagcagctttttttttttttttttttttgagaccgggtctagccctgtcacccaggctaacgtgcaatggcacgaccttggctcactgcaacctccgccttccaggttcaagcaattctcctgcctcagcctcctgagtagctgggattacaggcatacgccaccatgcccggctaatttttttgtatctttagtacagatgggtttcaccatgttggccagtctggtctcgaactcctgacctcgtgatccacccggcttggcctcccaaagtgctgggattacaggtatgagccattgggCCTGACCTTGAATAGCAGCTTTTAattataattcatattttaattttatgtattttaagaataggctgggcacagtggctcacacctgtaatcccagcactttggggggccgaggcaggtggatcacttaggtcaggagtttgagaccagcctggccaacatggtgaaacttcatctctactaaacatacaaaaattagcctggcgtggtggcatgcgtctgtaatcccagctacctgggaggctgaggcaggagaatcacttgaactcaggaggtggaggttgcagtgagctgagactgtgccactgaattccagcctgggtgacagagcaaaaccccgtttcaaataataataataataataatgataataataataataatgaacattGTCATGATGGCTTCTGCTAGTTTTCCCCAGGGTTGTATCATAGGTGTTTTCCCTAGAGTTTCCTCAGGTCTgagatttccttctttctccttgttTAACTGATCATGAATCGACTGAACTTTGGGCTGGGTCAAAGTTCTGTTTTGCCTACAAGAGTTCCACAGGGAACACGATTCTGCTGAGGAAAAAGACTGCTGGGTTCTGGAGGAGTATTTTACCTCCTCCTTGCTGGAAACAGTTAATGCCCTGGAGAACGTGGTTGATGGCCTCATGCAGGCAGAGGCATGTTTTAAAATGGGTAAATCTAGTTTTCTTCAGCAGTGACATGAATCGTAGGAGATCTGCTCAAATGCTAGCCAGCTAACTTCTCTGAGGCCGAATGCTTGCTGTCTTCAGCCTCTGGTTCTTCATTATGAAGTGAAGGATTTTCCTAGGTTACCTGTagctttcctcctttttctcccaGGCCGACATTCTTATAAGTTAAGTCTACTCTTAGAAGTTTCTCcactagccaggtgcagtggctcacgtctgtaatcccagcattttgggaggccaaggcaggtggatcacctgaggtcaggagttcgagactagcctgaccaacatggtgaaacctcgtctctactaaaaatacaaaattagccaggcatggtggtgcccacctgtaatgccagctacttgggaggctgaggcaggagaattgcttgaacccgggaggcagaggtggcagtgagatgagattgccccattgcactccagcctgggcaacaagagtgaaagtctgtctcaaaaaaaaaaaaaaattctccactaCTTGGTGAAGGCCTTCTGGGTCATAACTGaggccttctctctttctctttttttttttttagtagagatgaggtttcaccatgttggtcaggtgggtcttgaactcctgacctcatgatccaccagacttagcctcccaaagtgctgggattacaggcacgagccatcacacctggcctattgAGATGCTTCTCTAGGCAGTTTTCTCCTTGAGATCTCCAGAATCACAATAACACTCAAAgtgcaaagcaaacaaacaaaagcagaacacaaaggaagagagggaagagagggaattTGAAACTGCAGGAGTCATATTTACTTGCTCCTTGTTCCATGTGACAAAGGGGCCAGGTGATATTGTGTGATGAAGTTTGTACTTATCAGTCACCTGGCCAAGTCATGtaaaccaggggtccccaacccctgggccgtggaacagtaccagtctgtggcctgctAGGaatcaggccacacagcaggaggtgagcagcagttgagtgagtgaagcttcatctgtatttgccACCACTCCCTATTGctcgcattactgcctgagctctgcctcttgtcagatcagctgcggcattagagtctcataagagcacaaaccctattgtgaactgcacatgtgaggatCTAGGTTgcgcgctccttatgagaatctaatgcccaatgatctgtcactgtctcccatcacccccaggtgAAACCATCtaattgcaggaaaacaagctcagggcttccaGTGATTCTACaatatggtgagttgtataattatttcattatattacaatgtaataataacagaaataaagttcataataaatgtaatgcacttgagtCATCCTGAAATATCCCCCACTGACCCCTCACTGGTCCGTGGAAAAATCATCCTCCAAAAAaccagtctctggtgccaaaaaggttgaggactgctgGCATAAAGCACACAATTCTCCCCACTGGCAAAATGTGGAACCATCTTTCACTTACCACATGCCGTAATGAATGTGTATATGGTGTATGCTGGGATTGCTTTGTGCCTTAGGCTGTCACTCAGTGTGCTAAGTGGGGCTCTACTATCTACTAGGCCCCCTGTCTTTCTTCCCCAAGGGTTCTGACTGTGAGGGACACACATAGCTTGTATGCATTTATATGGTCACCAGTTTCTCCTTCCCCCCTCTCTCATCATACccaagtttctgttgttttataatGCAAAGCACTTCAGCATTCTCTTTTGTTTCCCTGTCCTTGCTCATGGTGATCTTAACCActtattatgacttttttttcttatgaaaattgTTCCCTCTCTAAGTATGTCTGGCagcaagtgtcttttttttttttgagaccgagtctctctgtgtgtcccaggctcaagtgcagtggcgtgatctcggctcactgcaagctccgcctcccgggttcatgccattctcctgcctcagcctcctgagtagctgggactacaggcacccaccaccatgtccggctaattttttttgtatttttagtagagtcgaggtttcaccatgttagccaggatggtctcaatctcccgacctcgtgatccacccgccttggtctcccaaagtgctgggattacgggcgtgagccaccacgcccggcttaagTGTTAagattatgaaatatttactctctgcaTACTTAGTTCACCTATAATACTAAAGATATAGGGAGAGAAGTGTTGCTAAGCGGAAGAAGATCTTGGGTTCTGATATAAATGCAATCTTGCTTTGAAAGCTTGCTCCTTTTTTCTCTGTACCAAATGGGACAAAATAAACAGCTTATAACATAATAAGTGAAGAGTTAATTTTTCAGTGACAGATAAACTATTATCTCCAGTTTCTCCTTTGGCCATCTTCTTGTGTTTATGAATGCCTCTTCTTTGAAAATAATAGTGAATTACTATACCCTTTTTCCATATTCTAACATTTTGCCTTTTTCATCCAAAGAGATATAAGCAAAACAGAGTTTGTGGGTTACATGAAGATTGTGAGAAGACCTGGATTGGGGTCCCGATTCTCCACTCACTGAGGTATTTCTCCTCACAAGAGGGCATTAGCTACGGGGGTCCACCCACAGACCCTGACCCAAACGACGGATAGATAAAATGTCCACTGACACACAGATATTCCGTTTTGCCAGTCCTACTGAGTGTCTGAAGCCCTACACACCAAGAGAGGTTTGTCACTCTGGCCAGTCCTGAGCAGCTCGCCCTCCAGGCATTTATTTACTATACAATTAACAACAAGCTCTGAGTCTTGTGGATAATTAACATGGTTAAGAGAGTAGTTCTACAAATGATTAAAGCTTAGGTACCACGGTTTAAAGTAAATACCATTAGGGGGCAATATTTCTGGTCCACCTCCCCGCGAGAGGGTCATCTGGCTCAACAGTTGGTTAATGGAGGGAGGGCAAACAGACTTATTGGGGAAGTCTCTATTGTCCCTAGTATTCTAATGCTCTAAGGTAAGAACGGGCTGCCTTCAGCCTGTTCAATTATTACAAGCTATGTAACCTTTCGGCCTTCCAGAAAGGTTTGTGACTATTCCCTATAACTTTCCCtaatatttccttttaatatttctgCCATCATCCTGAGTGAATCCCAACAACTCACTAGATAACTCACCCTGaaaaagtcattcaacaaacctGCGGCCCCATTTCATCATCTGAAACTCAAATGGTTGTGGAGATGGCCTCTGCAGTTTCTATTAAAATATCACCGAACTCTTAAGtaggtcatttttttttgtagcagaCTTTTCTACATTTAAATTGCTGGTAGGAAGACTCTTTCAAATCTAGGTAAGCCAGTTTTAAAACAGACAAAGaatacagaagaggaaatgacaACGAGTTTGctgttttccatttcttaattttaaaaaccaaagtccTGGTATTATCTATCAGAATTTCCATTAATCATGAAAAACACACTGGGCCTCTCATCTTCGTCTCTCATTGATTGACAACCTTTCATTTTGATTCCACCTAGCATTACAGGAGTTTTCTACATTCTTAACCTTTCTGATGGTCTGGCAAAGCTGTGTGAATGCCATCAATACTGATTTCCAGGAAATATTGatgttaacattttatctttAGTGTTGCGGTGTTTTGCCTGCTCTGATATGAACTGGAAAATATTCTCTCCCACACTTTGAAAACTGGTGTGAAAAGTGATGCTAACACTAAAAgtctttcttttaatgaaaagacAAATGTTGACATTTACACATTTGGCTTCAACTTTTTATTCCTCTCTATGTGCTGACAGGTGCAGTCTCAATCCACATGATTCATTTTCTGCTTGTTGTTCTTTACTTTGTATCACTTCAAATGAGCCatttgcttaaaaagaaaaaggtacaaGAATATGTCACTATAAGTTCATGGTTTCTGCCTGTAGGTTTTAGGTTGCTAGGGGGCGGTTTGACCTTTAAGATAAGTCTGGTAAAATGCAGATGGGATTATATAATGTTTACAATAGCATATAATTGAAGTtgaaaggagtgtgtgtgtgtgtgtgtgtgagtgtgtgtatgtgtaagcaGTAGAGTTAGAAGTGAGTAGAAGTCACCTCTGGAAACAGATCATGACTCCAAGGAAAACTAAAGCCCATAGTTCCACAATGTCTCAATTTTCTCTGGATGCTTTCagagaagaataattttttttaatttaattaaattaattttttttttgagacttcactctgtcgcccaggctggagtgcagcactgtgatctcggctcactgccacctccacctcccaggttcaagcaattctcctgcctcagcctcccaagtagctgggattacgggtgcccaccagcacaccaagctaatttttgtatttttagtagaggtgcagtttcaccaggttgaccaggctcgtctcaaactcctgacctcaggtgatcctttgtCAGGGagccttgggcctcccaaagttctgggattacaggcgtgagccaccacgcccagcctcagggaAGAATCTgtaggaaaaggaaaacaaacaaacaaacaaacaaaaaggaatctTCTTTCACGCATTAGAAAGGAAAAGAGCAGGACATGGCTGCAGAGAGGTTTTGGTGGGGCATTGGGAATCAATGGGAAGAAATGCTTCTTGCATCTGATTGTGGAGAAGGCCTTGTGAAAACTAAATTAATCCATGAAAAGCAGGAGAAAGGACACGATTCAGCTAAAAAGATAATAACAGTCCGCTTGGACTAGACTTATGCTTGTGCATAGAcgtttttttcaattttcaattttgcTCTTCTATTGTGGAATAATTTTGGGTGTACAGGAAAGTTACAAAGATAGTAGGGAGAATTCTTGTGTGCCCTTCACCTGGCTACCTCCACTGTGGGCAACTTACATAGCCATGTCGCATTGATGAAAAGAGAGTCACATTGGCGCATTCCTGTTAactaaactcctgaccttatttGGGTTTCACTAGTTTTCCACTAATGTGTTTTCTCAGTTTGAGGATCCTTCCAAGAGACCACATTACGTTTAGTTGTCAGGTGTCTTCGGTGCTCCTTGGACTGTGATAGTGACTCAGTTTTTCCTTGGTTTTAATGACCTTGATATTTTTGAGgagtcaaatatttttaattgtttacatTCTATTATTAGTTTTACGAAAAgtgaattttctctttctttctttctttctttctttctttctttctttctttctttctttctttctttctttttctttcttcttctctgtctttctttctttcttggcctgtcttagtctgttcctgCTGCCATAGAAAAATACCACAGATGGAGTAATTCATAAatgataaaagtttatttcttcatCCATCTCCAAAAGCTAGGAAGTCTGAAGCCAACGTGCCAGCAGATTCACTTGTCTCTCTGCTTCCTTGTTGCTGTGCTCTCCAGAGAGGATGAATGCTGTGTCTTCACTTGGCAGAAGGGAGGGGATGACCAGCcagctctctgaagcctctttataaaggcattaatcccattcacaaggatGGAGCCCTCACGCCTAATCATCTCCCACCATCACTTTGGGATTTAAGTTCCAACATGAATTTTTGGATGGATGCATACATTAAAAACTTAGCAGCCACCAATCCACCATCCTGGAGGCTCCAAGAGCTTCTCATGTGATTCACTCACGACTGCTGTGTACCTGCCACATTGAGGATCTGCTCACCTGTAGCTGCATGgcccagggaggaagggaggatctATTCCTCTCTGCCCTCTTCCTAATTCCTTGGCTgtccattctttccttccttccttcttccttccttccttccttccttccttccttccttccttccctccttccttccttccttctttcttcctccctccctccctctcttccttccttcctcccttccttctttccctccctccctccctccttcctttcttccttccttctttcttcctccctccctccctccttcttttcttccttccttctttcttcctccctccctccctcttttccttccttcctcccttccttctttccctctctccctccctcccctccctctctctctttttctatttttctattacacAAGTTTATTTAGCAAAAAGTCTAATATGAAAATGTACATGACCtaatttttacatcatagtaAAATCGGCCCTTTGGAGAGAGGACATGGGTTTCTCTGCTGAACAGCCATTATTTATACTCATTCCAAGGCttctagcatttatttatttatgtatttatttttgagacagagtttcactctgtcgcccaggctggagtacagtggcacgatcttggctcactgcaacctctgcctcctgggttcaagtgattcttctgcctcagcctcctgagtagctgggattacaggcgcccactaccacgcccacctaatttttgtgttactggtaaaggcggggtttcaccatgttggccaggctggtctagaactcctgaccaccagttatccacctgcctcggcctcccaaagtgctgggattgcaggcatgagccactgcacccggccaaggctTCTAACATGATGATACTATTTCCTCGTATTACCACCTTTCCAATATTGTTCTGTTGCCCACTAGTTGCCGTCTCCACACATCCATCTATCACAAGATTAATAAAGGGCTCAAATCTCTGCAATATTCCTTGAACATGTCTGCCACCATTAAACTTCAATGATAACTTCTTGTCCATAAGTTTTTTCACCTCGAGAAGGTGAGCTTTTCTCATGGTGTCTACTCCACAGGCTCACAGATGCCTTGGAAAggaatctctttctttcttcttaggagatggggtctccctatgttgcccaggctggcctcaaactcctgacctcaagcaatcctcctgcttcagcctcccaaagtgttgggattacaggtgtgagccatcacacctagtGCAAATCACTTTATTTGAGCAAAGTTAAGTGTTAACAAGTGAAGAGCCAAAAGGGGGCTGTTTTTCCCCCATTCAGAGTTTTGGCAATTTGGCAAAAAAGGGGTATCAATTTCTTCAAAATCTGGGCTAAAAGACTCAGGGAGATCTGAGAATCCCATTTTGAGAAGCCATTTTCTTCTTAGAAGTAACTGAGGTGCTGTACGTGTGTCGAGAGAGGTAGGCGGCAGAAAAAGGTGTGCTTTCCACAAGGGAGTTTCGCTACCAGGAGAAAAAGAGATGATGGAttgcaggaaggaaaaaagggctctagactgggtgcggtggctcatgactataatcccagcacttttgaaggccgaagtgggtggatcacctgagct comes from the Symphalangus syndactylus isolate Jambi chromosome 8, NHGRI_mSymSyn1-v2.1_pri, whole genome shotgun sequence genome and includes:
- the LOC129488822 gene encoding small nuclear ribonucleoprotein G-like produces the protein MRKAHLLEVKKLMDKKLSLKFNGGRHVQGILQRFEPFINLVIDGCVETATSGQQNNIGKVVIRGNSIIMLEALAGIDGIHTALPDHQKG